AAGCCCGGGAGGGGGCGCGGGCGGCACGGTTGGGATGCAGCCCTCGCGCAAGCGCGAGGGCAAGCCCGGGAGAGGGCGCGGGCGGCACGGTTGGGATGCAGCCCTCGCGCAAGCGCGAGGGGAAATCCGGAGGAAAGGGCGCGGGCGGCACGGTTGGGATGCAGCCCTCGCGCAAGCGCGAGGGGAAATCCGGAGGAGAGGGCGCGGGCGGCACGGTTGGGATGCAGCCCTCGCACAAGCGCGAGGGGAAGCCCGGGAGGGGGCGCGGGCGGCACGGTTGGGATGCAGCCCTCGCGCAAGCGCGAGGGGAAGCCCGGGAGGGGGCGCGGGCGGCACGGTTGGGATGCAGCCCTCGCGCAAGCGCGAGGGGAAGCCCGGGAGGGGGCGCGGGCGGCACGGTTGGGATGCAGCCCTCGCGCAAGCGCGAGGGGAAGCCCGGGAGGGGGCGCGGGCGCCACGGTTGGGATGCAGCCCTCGCGCAAGCGCGAGGGGAAGCCCGGGAGAGGGCGCGGGCGCCACGGTTGGGATGCAGCCCTCGCGCAAGCGCGAGGGGAAGCCCGGGAGAGGGCGCGGGCGGCACGGTTGGGATGCAGCCCTCGCGCAAGCGCGAGGGGAAGCCCGGGAGGGGGCGCGGGCGGCACGGTTGGGATGCAGCCCTCGCGCAAGCGCGAGGGGAAATCCGGAGGAGAGGGCGCGGGCGGCACGGTTGGGATGCAGCCCTCGCGCAGACGCGAGGGGAAATCCGTTTGGAAGGGGCGTTCGGGTTCCTTCGGCGGACTGCTTCCCTGCCCTGTGCTGCTAGCCGTTCGAGCCGCCGCGCCTTCAAGCGCGGCGGCCCTTCACATTTTCGGGGCGTAGTAGCCGCGCCGTGCGCGGACGAACAGGTCCTTGCGGCCGCGCACTCGTAGTTCGACGGGGTGGAAGCGGCCGTCCGTGACGAGCGGATCCGGGCGGTACAGGATGCTGTACTGCGAGCGCAGCTCGTTGGCGATGTTCTCGAAGTCCTGCGTGAGATCTTCGGCCTTGAAGGGGAAGAAGGCGCGGCCTCCGGTTTCGCGGGCGTAATACTTCAGCACCTTGTCGCCGTCGGTCTCCACCCGGCTGATGTTGGTCGAGATCGCATAGATCACCGTCTCGGCGCGGTAGGCCATTTCCAGCGCCTGGTCGCGGGTGAAGCGCGAGGAGTTGTCCTCGCCGTCGCCGATGATGATGACTGCGCGGCGGTATTTGTAGCGGGGCTGGTCGAGCATCAGGTGATCCCGGCAGGCCAGGTAGATGGCCTCGTACATCGCGGTGCCGCCGCCGGGGCGCAGGTCGCGCAGCTTCTTCACAAGCAGCTCCGTGTCATCGGTCAGAGGCTGCACGAGCTCGGGCTCGGTATGGAACGAGTAAATGAGCGCCTTGTCCACGCCGCGCCGGATGACGCGCTGGAGAAACTCGCCCGCGGCCTCCAGCTCGAATCGGAAGCGGTCGCGGATCGAATTGCTCACATCGATGAGCAGAGCGATGCGCAGCGGCAGGTCGGACTCGGACGAAAACTCGATGATGTTCTGGCGGCGCTTGTTCTCGATCAGGTCGAAATCGTCGCGTGTCAGGTTGTTGACAAAGCGGCCGCGGCGGTCGGTAACAGTGAACAGCAGGTTGACGCGCGTCACTTCGAGCTTGATGGTCTCGTCGGTTTCCTGCGGCGGCTGTGCGAAAGCGGCGGACCGCATGGCAGGCGCGCCGAGAGCCAGGCACGGAAGGAAGGAGCGTCGCTTCATCACCCACTTTCATTATCCGCACAGGCGAGTTGCGCTTTCCACCTGAGCAGTTCCTGAGGCAGAGGCGCCTCGATGAGGACGCGCTCGCCGGTGGCAGGAGAGGTGAAGCCGATGCGCCACGCGTGCAGCCAGGGGCGGCCGAGGGGCTCGATGCCCGCGGGACGCGCCGCCGCCCCGTAGAGCGTGTCACCCGCGACGGGATGGCCGATGGAAGCCAAGTGGACGCGGATCTGGTGGGTGCGTCCGGTGCGGATGCGGACTTCGAGAAGCGTGAAGCGGCCCAGCCTTTCAAGAACACGGTATTCCGTCAGGGCTGCGCGGCCGCGGCCGGTGCGGGCTGTCATGCGCGTGCGGCGCACGGGGTCGCGTTCAATGGGCCGGTCGATCACGCCCTGCGGGGGCTCGACGCGTCCTTCGGCGAGTGCAAGGTAGATTTTCTCGACCGTGCGCGAGGCGAACTGCTGCGCGAGGCTGCGGTGGGCGGCCTCCGTGCGCGCGACGAGGATCGCGCCGCTGGTGCCTTTGTCGAGGCGGTGAACGATGCCGGGGCGCAGTGCGTCTCCGCTTTCCGAGAGCCGTCCATAGCGGTGGAGCAGCGCGTTGACCAGCGTGCCGGAAGAGCGTCCCGCGCCGGCGTGCACGACCAGCCCGGCGGGCTTGTTCACCGCCACGACGGCTTCGTCCTCGTAGAGGATCTCCAGCGGAATCTCTTCGGAAAACGCTCGCAGGGGCGGAGGCTCGGCCGGCTCGACCTCGATCCGCTCACCCGCGCGCACCTTCCACGAGGGCTTGCGCGGCGAGCCGGCGGCGCGGACGCGGCCTTCGGCGATCCACGCCTGGATGCGTGCGCGGCTGTGTCCGGGCATCCGCGCGCCGAGGAAGTGGTCGAGCCGCTGACCCGCGTCTTCCGGCGCAACCGTGAACTCGATCACACCTCCAGCCTACAAAGATTGGCGCGCGCGGCCGCAGCCGGGGCACAATCAGGGCATGGCACAGCGCGCCGCCTGGCTGGGGATCGCAGTTCTGGCCGTGGTGTCGAGGCTCTGCTACCTGGACGTGGTCTGGGTGGAGGAGGGCTATCCGCTCGCGGCCGCCGCGGAGATGCTGCGGGGCAAAGCGCTGTTCCGCGACATCTGGTTCGACAAGCCGCCGCTGTTCCCGCTGCTGTATCTGATGACAGGCGCGCAGGCGGGCTGGCCGCTGCGGCTGTTCGGAGCGGCGTTTGTCGTGCTGGCGGCGTGGACGGCGGCGCGGGCGGCGCGCGCGTTTGGCGGCGGGGACACGGAACAGCTGTGGGCGGCGGGGCTGACGGCGTTCGGATTCACCTTCTACGTGCACTCGGCCGTGCTGGCGCTGACGCCGGACCTTCTGGCCGTGCCGCTGCAATTCGCCGCTGTGGGCGCGGCGGCTGCAGGGAGCCCGTTTGCGGCGGGACTGCTGTGCGGCGCGGCTCTGTGCCTGAACGTGAAAGCGGTGTTTTTCCTCGCCGCGTGCCTGCTGTGGCAATGGAGGGCGCCGCTGCGGCTGATGGGCGGTTTCGCTCTGCCTCTTCTCGCATGCGCCGCGTGGCTGGCGGGGAGCGGTGCGCTGACTGCGTGCTGGGAGCAGGTCTGGCTGTGGGGCGCCGCGTATGCGCGGGAGCCGCTGACGGATCAGCCGTGGCTGGAGTTCGCGCGCCGCACGCTGAACTGGGCGGGATTCCACGCGGCGCTGGCTGCGGCGGCGGCGCTCGCCCTGTGGCGCGGAAGGGACTGGCGCATGGGCGGCTGGCTGCTGGTGGCGCTGGCCGCGGTGGCGCTGGGGATGCGCTTCTTTCCCCGCTATTATTTCCACCTGCTTCCTCCGCTGGCGCTGCTGGCGGCGCGGGGTTTTGCGCTTCTGCCCCGGCGCCGGGCTCTGGCGCTGGCGTTGCTGCTGCTGGTTCCGGCGGCGCGGTTCGGCCCGCGGTATCTGGCGGTGGCGCGGGGCGAGCCGTGGACGGACCTGGCGATGTTCGAGAGCTCGAAGCAGGCGGCGCAGGCGCTGCGGACGATGAACCGCGCGGGGGAGACGCTGCTCGTGTGGGGGTACCGCCCGGAGTTGTACGTGCTGAGCGGAATGCCGGCGGGGACGCGGTTCCTGGACTCGCAGCCGCTGACCGGGGTGCTGGCGGACCGGCATCTGACTTCGAGCCGGGCGTCGCTGCCGGAGTGGGCGGAGCGGAACCGGCGCGAGCTGCTCAGCGGTGCGCAGCCGGAGTGGATTGCCGACGGACTGGGACCGTACAACGTCAGCCTGGGCGTGGAGAGGTTGCTGCCCGGCTGGATGACCGGGTATTCGCTGGCTGCCGAACTGCCCGGCTACAGGATTTACCGCAAGAGCGGCGGCGCCCGCTAGTTGTGGTGCGGGTTGGGTTCGTCGCGGTGGATCTTGCCGTCGCGGATGGTGACGATGCGGTGGGCGTACTCAGCGATGTCGCGCTCGTGGGTGACAAGGACGATCGTGTTGCCCTGCTTGTGCAGGCGGTCGAACAGGGCCATGATTTCGGCGCTGGTGGCCGAGTCGAGGTTTCCGGTCGGCTCGTCGGCGAGCAGGATGGAGGGGTTGTTGACGAGCGCGCGGGCGATGGCGACGCGCTGGCGCTGGCCGCCCGACAGCTCGCTCGGCTTGTGGTACATGCGCTGTTCGAGGTCGGTGAGGCGGAGGGCGTGCTTGGCACGCTCGATGCGCTCCTCCGCGGGGACGCCGGCGTAGATCAGGGGCAGCTCGACGTTGTGCAGCGCCGTGGCGCGGGGCAGCAGGTTGAAGGTTTGGAAGACGAAGCCGATCTCTTTATTGCGGATGCGGGCGAGCTCGTCATCGCTGAGGTCGCTGACCAGATGGCCGTTGATGTAATAGTCGCCCTTGGTGGGGGTGTCCAGGCATCCGATCAGGTTCATCAGCGTGGACTTGCCGGAGCCGGAGGGACCCATGATGGCGACGTATTCGCCGCGCTTGATTTCCAGGTCGACGCCGGAGACAGCATGGATCTCCTGGTCTCCCATGATGTAGGTCTTCCACAGGTCGTAGGTGCGGATGACGATGTTATTCCGCCTCAGCTCCTCGCCCAGCGCGATCTTGTCGGTCAGTGCCGCGGTTGCCATACCTTTATTGTCTCACTCCGCTCTCCGGCGCCCGGTCAGCTTTCCAGCTTCCCCGGCGCTTTGTTGTCGATTTTCACCCTGGCGCGGTTTTTCAGGGTCCGGATCGCCTTGTAGCTGCCCGTGACGATTTCGTCGCCCTCTTTGAGTCCGTCGAGCACTTCGATGTCGGTGGCGCCGGTGATGCCGGTTTTCACTTCCCGGAACTCGGCCACGCCGTTGCGGACGACAAAGACGCCCTGCAGCTCCTCTTTCAGCTTCTTCTGTCTCTCTGGATCGGCGTTGCCGGCGGCCTGGACGTTACCGGATTTCGTGTCGTCCTCGAGGTCGCCGCGCTGACGGACGGTGAGCGCCTGGATGGGGATGGACAGCGCTTTCTCGCGGGTGGCGGTGACGATCTTGGCCGTGCAGCTGAGACCCGGACGAGCCTCATCGGGGGGGTTGTCGAGCGCGATGACCACCTTGAAATCCTTGGCTTCCTGGCTGGAGATGGCGCTCTGGCTGGCGGCGAGGCCGCTGGAACGGAGGATGGCGGTGTTGCCGATTTCGATGACCCGCCCCTTGAAGACGCGGTTCGGCATGGCGTCGATGGTGACATCGGCCACCTGGCCGAGCTTCACGTTGACGATGTCGGTTTCATCGACCTTGACTTCCGCCGTGATGACGCTCATGTCAGCGATGGTCATGATGAGCGAGGCGGCGGAGTTCTGCACGCCGGGCACGACGGTTTCGCCAACGCGCACGGGAAGATTGGTGACAATGCCGTCGATGGGAGAGATGGCGCTGTGCTTGTGAAGGACGTCGGCGACGCGGTCAACGGCCGCCCGCGCCTGGGCGACGCGGCGCTGGGCGGCGGCAAGCTGGGCCGCGGTCTGTTCGCGCTGAGCCTTCATCTGCGACAGCCGGGCCTCGGCCTCGCGGAGGGCGGCGGCCAGGGCTTCGTACTGCGACTTTTTGGCATCGAATTCCTGCTTGGCCACCAGCTTGTCCTGGAAGAGCTGGGCGGCGCGGTCGTAGTCGAGCTTGGCGCGCTCGAGTTCGGCGCGGGCGCGGTCGACGCCTGCGGCGGCAGTGCGCAGATTCTCGTCCATGGCGCGCAGTCCCGCTTCGGCGGCAGCCGACTCGGCCAGAGCCGAGTTCAGGGCGGCCTGCTGAGCCTGCAGATCGGCCTGCGCCTGGACGGATTCAAGCTTGGCCAGCACCTGATTTTTCCGGACGCGGTCGCCTTCCTTGACGTAGATCTCGGTGATGCGGCCCATGACGTTGGCCCCGATATTGACGTAATTGCGGGGCTTGATCTCGCCGGAGGCCGTCACCAGGCTGACGAGATCCTGCCGGACGGCGCGCCCGGTCTGGACTGTGACGACGCCGTTCTGGCTGATCTTGACCTTGGCGAAGATCCCGCCTCCGATGAGGAGGACAAGGCCGGCGCCGATCATCCATTTCCACTTCCGTTTCACAGCGATACTCCTGTCTGATAAAGACGCGGGCCGGCAGGGGTTTGTTCTCTAAAGTTGCACGAATTCTTTGAGCCGGCTGATGGTGCGCCGCCGAAGGGCGGCGGTCAGGTCGTTCATTTTTATTTTAGCGGGCAGATGGCAGGGCCACGTCGAGGCGTCCGGAGGCGCGGCGCACCCGGGGATGGCCCGAGCTGGCAACTCAGGCTAAAGCCCGAGGCCTGTTGCGCCGATGGGATGGGCGTGGACACCGCGCCCCAGAATGGAGCGCTGGCGGAGACCGCCGCAGGGCTGAGCCAGCAGATGCAGGCGCACCTGGTCTGGATGGCCAGGGCGCTGGAAGCACGCTGGAGATCCATCGAGCGGGGCTTCCGCCAAAGGTTGAAGGCGCTGGGGTACACGGCGCAACAGATCGCCTCCCTGGTGGAGATCACGCCCGGGGCGGCGGGGATTCTGCTGGCGGGCGGGCGGCCACTGGAGGACTTTCTCGAGCAGGTCCGTTACCGGGCGCGGCGGCTGGCCAAGCTGGACCTGACGCCGGCGCGCGTCGTGGCTGCGCTGCAGGAGTACGACCGGCTTGTGGAGGAGGCGGGACGGAGCGCCTTTGGCGAGCGCGGGAGGGACGTGCGCTGGGCGCGCAACCAGCTGCATTTCCTGGCGATTCTCGCGCTGAACGACGCCTATTATCAGGTGCGGGAGGCGGAAAGCAGGACGTTTTACGAGCTGTTTCGGGCGCAGACGGAGTCTCACAGTCTCGAACAGCTGTGGGAGCGTTGCCTGGGGATTCTGACCCGGTTCAGCGGAGCGGCGGAGGCCGGCATTTTCCTGCTTGAAGAGGACGGGGCGTGGGTAGCCGCAGCCGGGCTGAAGGAATGGAAGGGGCTGAAGCTGCCTCCGGCGGCGGGCAGCGTGAAGATCCTGTCCAGGCCGCGGGTTCTGACAGCCGGGAGCAAAGACGCGGGGGCGATGCTGGGACCGGGATGGTCCGGCAAGTATGTGTCGGTCTGGTCGGTGCCGATGAGCTCGGCAGGATCTTTGCGGGGCGTGCTGCAGTTCGCCTTCACCCGGTCCTACGAGTGGCTGCCGCGAGAGCTGAGCCTGCTGGAAGATGCGGCCGCGCGGTGCTGGGAGGCGGCCGAAAAAGCGCGGATGACCGAGGAACTGGCCCGCCGCGAACAGCAGATCCGTGCGCTGGCCGAGCACATGGTCGAGATCGAGGAGGCCGAGCGGCGCCGCATCAGCCGGGAGCTGCACGACGAGGCCGGCCAGTCTCTGCTGTATGTCCGGCTTCAGCTGGAAATGCTGGAGCAGCAGGTCTCCGGCAAGGAAGGTCCCGTGGCAGCGAAGCTGCGGGAGCTGCGCCAGATGGTGGAGCACAGCATCCTCGAGATCCGGCGGCTGATCGCCGCCCTGAGCCCGGCGATTCTGGAGCAGATGGGACTTGCGGCGGCTCTGCGCCAGCTGGTGGGACGGTTCCGGCAGATGCACTCCGCCGAGGTGGCGGTTCATATTCCGCGCCGGCTGGAGCTTCCCAAGAAGGTGGAAATCATTGTTTACCGGTTGGTTCAGGAGGCGCTGAACAACATTGCCAAGTATTCTTTGGCGTCCCATGTAAACCTTTCGCTGGAAACCGCCGATGGTGTTTTGAATCTGCTTGTCGAAGACGACGGCGTTGGGTTTGATGTCGAGGAAGCCTTTTCCCGGCCCGACCGCTACGGCCTGTCCGGCCTGAAGGAGCGGGTCGCGCTGCTGGGGGGCGTCCTGGAGGTCGAAAGCGTGAAACAGACGGCTCCGGAAGAGAGACGGAAAGCCGGAAAGAAAGAGGCCGAAGCTTTCCACGGAACCCGCATCCGGGTCTCGTTGCCGCTAGCGACCGCCCCGAGGACTTCGGAAAAGACTTCAGGCCGGCGCGGAACCGTGCAAAAACCGGCTTCCCACAGGCGGAAGCATCCCGGCCAGGCATAGCCCCTGGCTACTGGACTTGGAGTGAACTATGGCGAAGATTCGGATCCTACTGGCGGATGATCACACGCTGTTCAGGCAGGGCGTCCGCCAACTGATCTCGTCCGAACCGGACATGGAGGTGGTCGGCGAAGCCTCCAATGGGGGCGATGCGGTCGAAAAGGCGGCCGAGTTGCGCCCTGATGTGGTTCTGATGGACATCGGCATGCCGGGCCTGAGCAGCTTCGAAGCCACGCGCCAGATCAAGAAAAATCGCCCTGACACAAAGGTCCTCATCCTGACCATGTACGACGACGAGGACTATCTGGTCGAGGGCATGGAGGTCGGCGCCAACGGCTATGTTCTGAAAGACAGCCCGTCCAATCAGCTCACCGGGGCGATCCGCGACGTCTGCCGCGGCGGCAGCTATCTGAGCCCGCGCATGCTGTCCCAGCTCGTCGACGATTTCCGGACCCGGATCAAATCCGCCAACCGCCTGCCCCGCTTCGCCACCCTTACGACCCGCGAGCGGGAAGTGCTGAAACTGCTGGCCGAAGGGAATTCCGTCAAAGAGATCGCCTGCGACCTGAACCTGAGCGTCAAGACCGTGGAAGCTCACAAGTTCAATCTGATGCGCAAACTGGACATTCACAACAAGGCTCAGCTAGTCCAGTACGCCATCCAGAAAAAGATCATAAAAATTCCCAATCTGGCCTGAACGCTCCTGACCATATTCGAGGGTTGCTCTCTCTCCTGCGGGCGTCCTCTGTCATCGGCATTCGATGCCCCACACGCACCTTCCTGCGGGCCCGTCCCTGCGACGGGCCCGATTTTTTTTGGCCTCCATCGCCGGTTCAGCCGCTCGCCGCGCTCGGGTGGTTCTCGCGCGTGCCGGGATTCGCTGATGGTCCGCCGGAACCAGAACAGATCCGACGGGGGTCCGCCCGTCGACCGCCGGCCCATACGACGCTTCTGGCGGAATCGCATCACGGTCTGGCAGAAACTCCGGCACGCGCTGAACCTGCAAAGCCTCCACCACCTGCGTCCCTGTGACGTGCCCATTCTTCGCCCCACGTCCGGCTCGGATGCCGCGGGCCGCCCCCGCGCGGCTGATCGAACATTCCAGGAGCCCTCATGACCCTCCGGGACATCAGCATCATTGAAAATCGCGGCGCCCTACGGCGGGTTCTGTGCCGCGAACGAAGGCGGCGTCAGCCGCCGAAAGTGAGCGGTTCCCTCGCGGCCCCACAACCCAACGGAGATTTTCGAGGGAGACTCCATGACCCTCCGGGACATCAGCATCATTGAAAATCGCGGCGCCCTACGGCGGGTTCTGTGCCGCGAACGAAGGCGGCGTCAGCCGCCGAAAGTGAGCGGTTCCCTCGCGGCCCCACAACCCAACGGAGATTATCGAGGGAGACTCCATGACCCTCCGGGACATCAGCATCATTGAAAATCGCGGCGCTCTACGGCGGGTTCTGTGCCGCGAACGAAGGCGGCGTCAGCCGCCGAAAGTGAGCGGTTCCCTCGCGGCCCCACAACCCAACGGAGATTTTGGAGGGAGACTCCATGACCCTCCGGGACATCAGCATCATTGAAAATCGCGGCGGAGTACGGCTGGAAGGCGGTCGCTTTCGGGCGCTTCGCGCCTTTGTCTGCGGCACGGATCCCGCCGCAGGGCGCAGCAATTCTCATCCATGCTGGTGTCCCGGAAGTCGATCGCGGCGCCCCGGCAGGGGCGTGCCGGCCACGGACGCTCACGGAATGGCTTTGCGGTCTCGCAGAATCTCAAGCACGCGCTGTACCGGCAGCGCCTCCACACGGCGGCCGTTGCCCTCCATCGTGCGTGCGCGGAACAGGGAGTTGTAGACCGCCTCCTCGGTGGCTTCGATGACCGCTTCGAATAGCGGCGACATGGCGTCGTTTGGCAGCAGCCGTTCCTGCCGCCGGGCTGTGCTGAACGCGATGGCGTAGTCCCCGCTGCCGTTGGAGCCGGCCGCGCCGGTGCGTCCGAGGCCAAGCGCGCTGCGCGCGGCCATGCGTTTCAGGTTGCGCGCATCCACGGGGGCATCGGTGGCGATGACGACGATCACGCTCCCGTCTTTGGATTCTGTCCCGCTGGCGCGCAACAGTCTGCCGACAGGCACGCCGAGAATGTGCAGATCGCCGCCATAGTTGGTCTGTACGAGCACGCCGACCGTCCATTCACCGGCCCTGCGGCTCGACGTGCCGATGCCGCCCTTCCATCCGAACGCCACCGTGCCCGTTCCCGCGCCGACGGCCCCTTCCTCGACAGGGCCTTCACGGGCTTCCCGAATCGCCGCAAACACTTCGCGCCTGCCGACGTGCCGACCGCGGATGTCGTTCAGCCACCCGTCGTTGGTTTCGGCAACAAGCGGGTTGATGCTGCGGACCTGCTCATTGCCGGGGAGTGACAGCATGTAGTCGAGCAGGGCATCCGCAACGCGCGGAACGTTGAGCGTGGAGGTCAACAGAATCGGGGTTTCGATTTCACCGAGCTCGTCCACCTGCGTCGAGCCCATCAGCTTGCCAAAGCCGTTGAAGACGAATACCGCGCAGGGGACTTTGTCGCGGAACAGGCTGCCTCCGTGCGGAAGCACCGCCGTGACGCCGGTGCGCACAGACTCCCCCTGGATGAGGGTCGCATGGCCGACCCGCACGCCCGGAACGTCCGTGATGGCGTTCCAACGTCCGCGCGCAAGCCGCCCCGGCGCGAGTCCCAGATCCCGGGCCCGGGGCGCTGATGGCTGAGCGGAGATCGCGAGACAGCAGCAAAAGAAGAGGACAAGCCACGACCGCATGGCTTCACATTACCGCGGCCGCGGCGCGCCCTCGGCGGCGGGCTGTCACTGGACGCGGACGACGTTTTCCGCCTGAAGACCCTTAGGCCCTGTCTTCACTTCGAACTCGACTTCCATCCCCTCGTCCAGGGTGCGATAGCCCTGCATCTGGATGGCCGAGAAATGCACAAAGACGTCTTCGCCCGTGCTCCTCTGAATAAAGCCGTAACCCTTGGCGGCGTTGAACCACTTCACAACACCTTTTTCTCTCACAACCGCAGCTCCTGACGAAATTCTCGATGCCCGGGCGTACACACCACACTCCCAGCCTGCCAGCAAAGAAGGGGGATTGAATTTCAGCAAGACCGGAACAGGTGCGGCCTAGCAGGTCGCTGAAAAAACGCCCGCGCGGAGCCGAAAATTGTTCTGTTTTTCGATTTCCGCCCAAGAGGAAGCCCTGGGAACGGATCGCCCCCCTGCCCACTCGCCTTCCAGCGGCCATTGGAAGGCCGCCGGAAGGCTGTTTCCGCGCTCCTCAGGCAGTCGCCGCCGCCATCAGGTTCCTCATCCTCACCAGATTGTATGCGGCTGCCGCCAGCGTGAACAGCCATCCCACCTTCTCCCGCCCCCTCAGCTTCACCTTCCTCAGCCCCGCCACCACCTTCGCCCATCCGAAGAACTCCTCCACCAGCTTCCGCCTCCTCTGGCTCATCCAGTAGCCTTCATGCCGCGTCGTCCTCCCATCCACCGCGCTGCGCCGTCCGCTCACGTTCTGCGCCACATGCGGCGTCACGTTCAGATCCTTCATCTGCTCCACAAACTCCCGCGTGTCGTACCCCTTGTCTCCGGCCAGCGTCACCCGCTTCGTCCCTCCCGGAATCTCCCGCGCCATCTCCACCGCCGCTTCCCGCTCCGCCCGCCCGTAGGCTTTCGTCACCCGCACGTTCACGATCAGCCCGTGCCGGTTCTCTCCCAGCACGTGTCCCAGATAGCTCAGCTTCGCCTCCGCCGTCTGACTCTTCCGCCACAGCCGCGCCTCCGGATCCGTCACCGACTCGTGCGTCTCATTCGACCGCTGCTGCCCCCGGAAGTCCACTTCCCGATTCCGCCCACCCTGTTTCGGTTCGTCCTCATCCGACTTCTCCTGTTTCGGCCGGAAGCTCTTCTGGCTCGCCCACGCCTCCACCATCGTCCCGTCCACCGAAAAATGCTCGCTCGACATCAGCCCCTGCTGCTTCGCCTGCCGCACGATCTCGCCAAAGA
This DNA window, taken from Bryobacteraceae bacterium, encodes the following:
- a CDS encoding RND transporter → MKRKWKWMIGAGLVLLIGGGIFAKVKISQNGVVTVQTGRAVRQDLVSLVTASGEIKPRNYVNIGANVMGRITEIYVKEGDRVRKNQVLAKLESVQAQADLQAQQAALNSALAESAAAEAGLRAMDENLRTAAAGVDRARAELERAKLDYDRAAQLFQDKLVAKQEFDAKKSQYEALAAALREAEARLSQMKAQREQTAAQLAAAQRRVAQARAAVDRVADVLHKHSAISPIDGIVTNLPVRVGETVVPGVQNSAASLIMTIADMSVITAEVKVDETDIVNVKLGQVADVTIDAMPNRVFKGRVIEIGNTAILRSSGLAASQSAISSQEAKDFKVVIALDNPPDEARPGLSCTAKIVTATREKALSIPIQALTVRQRGDLEDDTKSGNVQAAGNADPERQKKLKEELQGVFVVRNGVAEFREVKTGITGATDIEVLDGLKEGDEIVTGSYKAIRTLKNRARVKIDNKAPGKLES
- a CDS encoding cold-shock protein, which gives rise to MREKGVVKWFNAAKGYGFIQRSTGEDVFVHFSAIQMQGYRTLDEGMEVEFEVKTGPKGLQAENVVRVQ
- a CDS encoding DDE transposase, with protein sequence MRGEDRQQQEMFLYASLEDLVPADHPLRPIRAMVDEALQRLDDTFDEIYGEVGRPSIAPERLLRAQLLMLLYTIRSERMLVEQLRYNLLFRWFVGLGMSEEVWHATVFTKNRDRLLEGDVARQFFGEIVRQAKQQGLMSSEHFSVDGTMVEAWASQKSFRPKQEKSDEDEPKQGGRNREVDFRGQQRSNETHESVTDPEARLWRKSQTAEAKLSYLGHVLGENRHGLIVNVRVTKAYGRAEREAAVEMAREIPGGTKRVTLAGDKGYDTREFVEQMKDLNVTPHVAQNVSGRRSAVDGRTTRHEGYWMSQRRRKLVEEFFGWAKVVAGLRKVKLRGREKVGWLFTLAAAAYNLVRMRNLMAAATA
- a CDS encoding ABC transporter ATP-binding protein, with amino-acid sequence MATAALTDKIALGEELRRNNIVIRTYDLWKTYIMGDQEIHAVSGVDLEIKRGEYVAIMGPSGSGKSTLMNLIGCLDTPTKGDYYINGHLVSDLSDDELARIRNKEIGFVFQTFNLLPRATALHNVELPLIYAGVPAEERIERAKHALRLTDLEQRMYHKPSELSGGQRQRVAIARALVNNPSILLADEPTGNLDSATSAEIMALFDRLHKQGNTIVLVTHERDIAEYAHRIVTIRDGKIHRDEPNPHHN
- a CDS encoding D-aminopeptidase, producing the protein MRVGHATLIQGESVRTGVTAVLPHGGSLFRDKVPCAVFVFNGFGKLMGSTQVDELGEIETPILLTSTLNVPRVADALLDYMLSLPGNEQVRSINPLVAETNDGWLNDIRGRHVGRREVFAAIREAREGPVEEGAVGAGTGTVAFGWKGGIGTSSRRAGEWTVGVLVQTNYGGDLHILGVPVGRLLRASGTESKDGSVIVVIATDAPVDARNLKRMAARSALGLGRTGAAGSNGSGDYAIAFSTARRQERLLPNDAMSPLFEAVIEATEEAVYNSLFRARTMEGNGRRVEALPVQRVLEILRDRKAIP
- a CDS encoding pseudouridine synthase — its product is MIEFTVAPEDAGQRLDHFLGARMPGHSRARIQAWIAEGRVRAAGSPRKPSWKVRAGERIEVEPAEPPPLRAFSEEIPLEILYEDEAVVAVNKPAGLVVHAGAGRSSGTLVNALLHRYGRLSESGDALRPGIVHRLDKGTSGAILVARTEAAHRSLAQQFASRTVEKIYLALAEGRVEPPQGVIDRPIERDPVRRTRMTARTGRGRAALTEYRVLERLGRFTLLEVRIRTGRTHQIRVHLASIGHPVAGDTLYGAAARPAGIEPLGRPWLHAWRIGFTSPATGERVLIEAPLPQELLRWKAQLACADNESG
- a CDS encoding DNA-binding response regulator, with product MAKIRILLADDHTLFRQGVRQLISSEPDMEVVGEASNGGDAVEKAAELRPDVVLMDIGMPGLSSFEATRQIKKNRPDTKVLILTMYDDEDYLVEGMEVGANGYVLKDSPSNQLTGAIRDVCRGGSYLSPRMLSQLVDDFRTRIKSANRLPRFATLTTREREVLKLLAEGNSVKEIACDLNLSVKTVEAHKFNLMRKLDIHNKAQLVQYAIQKKIIKIPNLA